One window of the Labeo rohita strain BAU-BD-2019 chromosome 9, IGBB_LRoh.1.0, whole genome shotgun sequence genome contains the following:
- the slc38a11 gene encoding putative sodium-coupled neutral amino acid transporter 11 isoform X1 — MGNIHLVQQDISEGLFLMENHRSGKSSTVQQMEGDRNYLLSSHKDMEKSGTSSVSSASFNFINSIIGSGIIGLPYSLSQAGLPMGLLLLILVAFITDYSIILLIRGGNLSGTHSYQSLVQSTFGQIGYLIVSALQFLYPFIAMISYNIITGDTLTKVFMRIQGVGPGNILTERHFVILMSTVLFTLPLSLYRDIAKLGKVSLLSMLLTLAILITVVVRAATLGPQIPASDDAWVFARWNAVQAVAVMSFAFICHHNSFMIYGSLQEPTLSSWSFVTHISVGSAVLVSAVFAAAGYATFTGYTQELHVFLLCFFVQGDIFENYCRNDNLATFGRFCYGISIITTYPLECFVTREVVANVFFKGELSNTMHVIITLVIVSATTVISLSYDCLGIVLELNGVLSAIPLMFIFPAACFLKLSDGRWFRGENLIPSIILVAGVCVMIIGLIMMVLFPQDCSHGAEMFYCSVSNTSVPSTTSPNSVLQLINATQNSVF; from the exons ATGGGGAACATCCATCTAGTGCAGCAGGACATCTCAGAAGGGTTGTTTTTAATGGAGAACCACAGAAGTGGGAAAAGCAGCACTGTTCAGCAA ATGGAGGGTGACAGGAATTATTTGTTGTCTTCACATAAGGACATGGAGAAAAGTGGAACTAGTTCAGTGTCCTCAGCCTCGTTTAATTTCATCAATTCCATTATAGGATCTGGAATTATAG GTTTGCCATATTCCTTAAGTCAGGCTGGTCTCCCAATGGGTCTCCTGCTGCTTATTCTGGTTGCCTTCATCACAG ATTACTCCATTATCCTGCTGATCAGAGGAGGGAATCTGTCTGGGACTCACAGTTATCAGTCTTTGGTTCAAAGCACATTCGGCCAGATAGGATATTTGATCGTATCAGCTCTACAGTTTCTGTACCCATTCATTG CAATGATCAGCTACAACATCATCACAGGTGACACGCTCACCAAAGTATTTATGAGGATCCAAGGAG TTGGTCCCGGAAACATTCTTACAGAGAGACATTTTGTAATTCTGATGTCCACTGTTCTGTTTACACTCCCGCTGTCTCTCTACAGAGATATAGCAAAGCTGGGAAAG GTATCTTTATTGTCCATGCTTTTGACTCTTGCCATCCTCATCACAGTGGTCGTGAGAGCAGCGACACTAGGACCACAGAT ACCTGCGTCAGATGATGCATGGGTGTTTGCAAGGTGGAATGCAGTTCAGGCAGTTGCCGTCATGTCTTTCG CTTTTATCTGCCACCACAACAGCTTTATGATCTATGGGTCGCTGCAGGAGCCTACACTGAGTAGCTGGTCTTTTGTCACACATATATCTGTGGGCTCAGCCGTACTGGTCAGTGCTGTCTTTGCAGCTGCAGGTTATGCCACTTTTACTGGTTATACACAAG AATTGCATGTTTtcctgttgtgtttttttgtccaAGGTGATATATTTGAGAACTACTGCAGGAATGATAACTTGGCTACATTCGGTCGATTCTGCTACGGCATCAGTATAATCACCACCTACCCTCTGGAGTGCTTTGTAACCCGTGAG GTGGTCGccaatgtgttttttaaaggcGAGCTCAGTAACACCATGCACGTCATCATTACCTTGGTGATTGTATCGGCGACGACTGTCATATCGCTGTCTTATGACTGTCTGGGTATTGTACTGGAACTTAAT gGGGTTTTGAGTGCTATACCGCTCATGTTCATCTTCCCCGCCGCCTGTTTCCTCAAGCTCTCGGACGGCCGCTGGTTTCGTGGTGAAAACCTCATTCCCAGCATCATCCTGGTGGCGGGTGTTTGTGTGATGATAATCGGCTTAATCATGATGGTGCTCTTCCCTCAGGACTGTTCACACGGAGCAGAGATGTTCTACTGCAGCGTCTCCAACACCTCCGTTCCCAGCACCACTTCGCCAAACAGTGTGCTGCAGTTAATAAACGCCACACAGaatagcgttttctga
- the slc38a11 gene encoding putative sodium-coupled neutral amino acid transporter 11 isoform X2, producing the protein MGNIHLVQQDISEGLFLMENHRSGKSSTVQQMEGDRNYLLSSHKDMEKSGTSSVSSASFNFINSIIGSGIIGLPYSLSQAGLPMGLLLLILVAFITDYSIILLIRGGNLSGTHSYQSLVQSTFGQIGYLIVSALQFLYPFIAMISYNIITGDTLTKVFMRIQGVGPGNILTERHFVILMSTVLFTLPLSLYRDIAKLGKVSLLSMLLTLAILITVVVRAATLGPQIPASDDAWVFARWNAVQAVAVMSFAFICHHNSFMIYGSLQEPTLSSWSFVTHISVGSAVLVSAVFAAAGYATFTGYTQGDIFENYCRNDNLATFGRFCYGISIITTYPLECFVTREVVANVFFKGELSNTMHVIITLVIVSATTVISLSYDCLGIVLELNGVLSAIPLMFIFPAACFLKLSDGRWFRGENLIPSIILVAGVCVMIIGLIMMVLFPQDCSHGAEMFYCSVSNTSVPSTTSPNSVLQLINATQNSVF; encoded by the exons ATGGGGAACATCCATCTAGTGCAGCAGGACATCTCAGAAGGGTTGTTTTTAATGGAGAACCACAGAAGTGGGAAAAGCAGCACTGTTCAGCAA ATGGAGGGTGACAGGAATTATTTGTTGTCTTCACATAAGGACATGGAGAAAAGTGGAACTAGTTCAGTGTCCTCAGCCTCGTTTAATTTCATCAATTCCATTATAGGATCTGGAATTATAG GTTTGCCATATTCCTTAAGTCAGGCTGGTCTCCCAATGGGTCTCCTGCTGCTTATTCTGGTTGCCTTCATCACAG ATTACTCCATTATCCTGCTGATCAGAGGAGGGAATCTGTCTGGGACTCACAGTTATCAGTCTTTGGTTCAAAGCACATTCGGCCAGATAGGATATTTGATCGTATCAGCTCTACAGTTTCTGTACCCATTCATTG CAATGATCAGCTACAACATCATCACAGGTGACACGCTCACCAAAGTATTTATGAGGATCCAAGGAG TTGGTCCCGGAAACATTCTTACAGAGAGACATTTTGTAATTCTGATGTCCACTGTTCTGTTTACACTCCCGCTGTCTCTCTACAGAGATATAGCAAAGCTGGGAAAG GTATCTTTATTGTCCATGCTTTTGACTCTTGCCATCCTCATCACAGTGGTCGTGAGAGCAGCGACACTAGGACCACAGAT ACCTGCGTCAGATGATGCATGGGTGTTTGCAAGGTGGAATGCAGTTCAGGCAGTTGCCGTCATGTCTTTCG CTTTTATCTGCCACCACAACAGCTTTATGATCTATGGGTCGCTGCAGGAGCCTACACTGAGTAGCTGGTCTTTTGTCACACATATATCTGTGGGCTCAGCCGTACTGGTCAGTGCTGTCTTTGCAGCTGCAGGTTATGCCACTTTTACTGGTTATACACAAG GTGATATATTTGAGAACTACTGCAGGAATGATAACTTGGCTACATTCGGTCGATTCTGCTACGGCATCAGTATAATCACCACCTACCCTCTGGAGTGCTTTGTAACCCGTGAG GTGGTCGccaatgtgttttttaaaggcGAGCTCAGTAACACCATGCACGTCATCATTACCTTGGTGATTGTATCGGCGACGACTGTCATATCGCTGTCTTATGACTGTCTGGGTATTGTACTGGAACTTAAT gGGGTTTTGAGTGCTATACCGCTCATGTTCATCTTCCCCGCCGCCTGTTTCCTCAAGCTCTCGGACGGCCGCTGGTTTCGTGGTGAAAACCTCATTCCCAGCATCATCCTGGTGGCGGGTGTTTGTGTGATGATAATCGGCTTAATCATGATGGTGCTCTTCCCTCAGGACTGTTCACACGGAGCAGAGATGTTCTACTGCAGCGTCTCCAACACCTCCGTTCCCAGCACCACTTCGCCAAACAGTGTGCTGCAGTTAATAAACGCCACACAGaatagcgttttctga